A DNA window from Camelina sativa cultivar DH55 chromosome 13, Cs, whole genome shotgun sequence contains the following coding sequences:
- the LOC104735366 gene encoding uncharacterized protein LOC104735366: MSGNQEPRIRPPTWSCSDVPIKKRKYLVQPAMEEAADTTTSVALDSSHADQNQKLIGGSSKTNIGELASSLQQSVSVGIAGNAKSIGNIIFDQSRVKVEKSNSPIRSSPLAGFDIPSNSSNILGSSLHCSLGTLPVGALVVTSDQTGIKVGKTVLQTHDNVRESGDKETLRGESQTESSSGANTVSLRLGCNTKNSSPCWENEEPTSLNLSLSKGVVCAPHNTVSISNCTTKSGNQSGVSRSNWDLNTTMDAWEDPLDRSNRIKTTAAFLNSNRSLHVIEKSSCRDTTVIAKPVSDKQKEIVEFRSPVKTLMKFDHQVNPTCSLSLGLSSYPPLEKLPSVSATTSDSRAACTSFSRPTMTAGNVNSVNLRTVKSEFIEESVRQDTKSAQVFPIGISNKGVKQEIVSSRLSQGNSPSSGILKPVAPISVKAEPKTFTHSEVFNRTDETLNHPYIPIMQSCEVPDLPTSSTPYQKDKYIPCSNSISNEPMSLNGMAIIPCVQSYPDCTLNENSGQNSSAANGKLCEVLKHGVVQTTSSSSGHGDHNLNASGVNVTSLTEEKFLDDCKTCISKELPRNSRGTDEHSDEEKIISSGKKLEEQLYSYGFESDCGHDLFRVVEKQVEKRNLYDDREVQRPAAFFSEGNEISHAECGGSETEQRNINVPYHGGFQNSSSVEEKESQPAVLGNTVEMASTEVHTKRHTPELQSRVFDGSGENEGRIVQDGEGMSGMSTVSGGIENPEIVDNSSPVSYKAEISTVDNDPPAECSDGSQSRIINLAQVSSKSPNKELDASGSFVPLRMERDRFPNFPLEPPKYLMRGSDESYKFSRERYHGKFMRSPRLNFMPDRRRLPDNTESNLHDQDTKNFEFDNHGNTRRGGGFRGSFQRGRRSANDEVAPYSHSFTRRTPNFSYNRGPTNKEDASAFHGFSRDGEKFTRGLQCNNNTEPMFMNPLRPYQGRNGCFARGQTKFSNNPKREYPGFRSRSPVRSRERSDGPSSSFRNRSQEEFSGHNTDFSHRRSPSGYKMERMSSPDHSGYSRDRVVRRHNSPPFSHRPSNVGRGRGYARGRGYARGRGYGRDGNSFRKPCDRVAYRNHGNLDPRERVDYSDDFFEGQIHSERFGIDVNAERRRFGYRHDTTSSFRPSFNNDGCAPSNVENDLDAVRFGQDPRIKSEEQGSFMETDSENKNSAENASERTKNIEEEKTTKQSKIWQGDELGGDGF; the protein is encoded by the exons ATGTCTGGAAACCAAGAG CCTCGGATCAGACCACCTACTTGGAGTTGCAGTGATGTTCcaatcaagaagaggaagtacttAGTGCAGCCGGCAATGGAAGAAGCTGCTGATACTACTACTAGTGTTGCTTTGGATTCATCTCATGCTGATCAAAATCAGAAATTGATTGGTGGTTCATCCAAGACAAATATTGGAGAACTAGCATCTTCGTTACAACAATCTGTTTCTGTTGGAATTGCTGGTAATGCGAAGAGCATTGGCAACATAATTTTTGACCAAAGTAGAGTGAAAGTTGAGAAGTCAAATTCTCCAATTCGCTCCAGTCCTTTGGCAGGCTTTGATATCCCTTCCAACAGTTCTAACATTCTTGGCAGTTCGCTCCATTGTTCTCTGGGAACGCTTCCTGTTGGTGCTCTTGTTGTTACCTCAGATCAAACTGGGATTAAAGTAGGAAAAACTGTTCTTCAGACTCATGACAATGTCAGGGAGTCAGGTGACAAGGAAACTCTCAGAGGAGAGAGTCAAACAGAATCATCTTCTGGTGCTAATACTGTTTCCTTACGGCTAGGATGTAATACTAAAAACAGTTCTCCGTGTTGGGAGAATGAAGAGCCGACATCACTGAATTTGTCATTAAGCAAGGGAGTAGTTTGTGCCCCTCATAACACAGTTTCTATTTCTAATTGTACCACCAAGTCTGGCAATCAAAGTGGTGTGAGCAGATCAAACTGGGATTTGAATACTACCATGGATGCTTGGGAAGATCCTCTAGATCGCTCTAATAGAATTAAGACAACTGCTGCATTCTTAAACAGTAACAGAAGCCTTCATGTCATAGAGAAATCAAGTTGTCGTGATACGACTGTTATTGCAAAGCCGGTTTCTGATAAACAGAAGGAAATTGTAGAGTTTAGATCTCCTGTGAAGACTTTAATGAAGTTTGATCATCAGGTTAATCCCACATGTTCACTTAGTCTAGGCCTCAGTTCATACCCTCCTCTTGAAAAATTACCTTCTGTATCAGCTACCACATCAGATTCAAGAGCTGCTTGTACAAGTTTTTCCAGACCTACAATGACTGCTGGAAATGTGAACTCGGTAAACCTTAGGACTGTGAAGTCAGAATTCATTGAAGAGAGTGTTAGGCAGGACACTAAGAgtgctcaagttttcccaatcGGGATATCTAATAAAGGAGTGAAACAGGAGATTGTTAGTAGTAGACTCAGTCAAGGAAATAGTCCCTCATCTGGCATTTTGAAGCCAGTGGCTCCTATATCAGTAAAGGCTGAGCCAAAAACCTTCACCCACTCGGAAGTTTTCAATAGGACAGATGAAACGTTGAATCATCCCTATATACCAATAATGCAATCATGTGAGGTCCCTGATTTACCTACAAGTTCTACGCCATATCAGAAGGATAAATATATACCTTGTTCTAATAGTATCAGCAATGAACCAATGTCCTTGAATGGAATGGCAATAATTCCATGCGTTCAGAGTTATCCTGACTGTACACTAAATGAAAATTCAGGCCAGAATAGCAGTGCAGCTAATGGTAAGTTATGCGAAGTGCTGAAACATGGTGTAGTTCAAACGACCAGTTCAAGTTCTGGTCATGGAGATCATAACCTCAATGCTTCAGGTGTAAATGTTACATCATTGACTGAAGAGAAATTTCTAGATGATTGCAAGACCTGTATATCTAAAGAACTCCCTCGTAATTCTCGTGGAACTGATGAACATTCTGATGAAGAAAAGATTATTTCATCTGGTAAAAAGCTAGAGGAACAGTTATACAGTTATGGGTTTGAATCAGATTGTGGTCATGATCTATTTAGAGTAGTAGAGAAGCAAGTTGAGAAAAGGAATTTGTACGATGACAGGGAGGTCCAAAGACCAGCTGCCTTTTTCAGTGAAGGTAATGAGATTTCACATGCCGAGTGTGGTGGTTCTGAGACTGAACAAAGGAACATTAATGTTCCATACCATGGCGGCTTTCAAAATTCGAGCAGtgtggaagagaaagagagtcaACCTGCAGTTCTTGGTAATACAG TTGAAATGGCAAGCACTGAAGTTCATACTAAGAGACATACTCCAGAACTTCAAAGTAGAGTATTTGATGGATCAGGTGAAAACGAAGGTCGGATAGTTCAGGATGGTGAAGGAATGTCTGGTATGTCTACAGTGTCAGGCGGGATTGAAAACCCTGAAATAGTAGATAACAGCAGTCCAGTTTCATACAAGGCAGAAATATCTACTGTTGACAATGATCCTCCTGCAGAGTGCAGTGATGGTAGCCAGAGTCGGATTATAAACTTAGCTCAGGTTTCTAGTAAATCTCCAAATAAGGAACTAGATGCTTCAGGCAGCTTTGTGCCACTCCGAATGGAAAGAGATAGATTTCCTAATTTCCCGCTTGAACCGCCGAAGTATCTTATGAGAGGGAG TGATGAATCCTACAAGTTCTCGCGTGAGAGATACCATGGTAAATTCATGAGAAGCCCAAGGTTAAATTTCATGCCTGACAGAAGGAGATTACCTGATAACACAGAAAGCAATCTGCATGACCAGGACACAAAAA ATTTTGAGTTTGATAATCATGGAAACACTCGTCGGGGTGGTGGCTTTAGGGGTAGTTTTCAGAGAGGAAGACGGTCTGCGAATGATGAAGTAGCACCTTATTCTCACTCCTTTACGAGAAGAACCCCTAACTTTTCATATAATAGAGGACCAACAAATAAAGAGGATGCATCTGCATTTCACGGATTTAGTAGAGATGGTGAAAAATTTACAAGGGGATTACAATGCAACAACAACACAGAACCAATGTTTATGAATCCCTTACGTCCGTATCAAGGTCGAAATGGTTGTTTTGCTCGAGGACAAACAAAGTTTTCAAATAACCCCAAACGAGAATATCCTGGATTTCGCTCACGGTCCCCAGTTAGATCAAGAGAACGATCAGATGGTCCATCCTCGTCTTTTAGGAACAGATCACAGGAAGAGTTCAGTGGGCATAATACAGACTTTTCTCATAGGAGATCACCCTCAGGTTATAAAATGGAGAGGATGAGCTCGCCTGACCATTCTGGTTATTCAAGGGATAGGGTTGTCAGAAGACACAATTCTCCACCTTTCTCACATAGACCATCAAATGTTGGAAGGGGCCGGGGTTATGCAAGGGGCCGAGGTTATGCAAGGGGTCGAGGTTATGGAAGAGATGGCAACTCATTTAGGAAACCATGTGATCGTGTTGCATATAGAAACCATGGAAACTTGGATCCTCGAGAAAGGGTCGACTACAGTGATGATTTCTTTGAAGGTCAGATTCATTCTGAACGATTTGGTATTGATGTTAATGCTGAGAGAAGACGATTTGGTTATAGACACGATACTACCAGCTCTTTTAGACCATCTTTTAACAATGATGGTTGTGCGCCTAGTAATGTAGAGAATGACCTTGATGCTGTGAGGTTCGGACAGGACCCTCGTATTAAAAGTGAAGAACAAGGGAGTTTTATGGAAACTGATAGTGAAAACAAGAACTCAGCTGAGAATGCATCTGAAAGAACTAAGAATATAGAAGAGGAGAAAACTACAAAGCAGAGTAAAATTTGGCAAGGGGATGAGCTCGGTGGTGATGGTTTTTAG
- the LOC104735368 gene encoding putative BTB/POZ domain-containing protein At5g13600, with the protein MASLKLGSKSEVFHLSGHTWLCSTGLKPDVMIQVEEQSFHLHKFPLLSRSGYLEALFGKASETTSVAQLHDIPGGPDAFLLVSKFCYGVIIEVTPENVVSLRCAAEYLQMSENYGDANLIYLTESFLNDHVFVNWEDSIKALEKSCEQPKVLPLAEELHIVSRCIGSLAMKACAEDNTSFFNWPISLPEGTTSTTTTTFWNGIQTKNTSQNWWINDVSSFLDLPMYKRFIKTVESRGVKADTIAASVTHYAKRNLPLPGCSRKSGSSSEEGTNYGDDMYYSHEDQRSLLEEIVELLPNDKCVTSTKFLLRLLRTSMVLHASHVTQDILEKKIGEQLDKAALEDLLIPNMGYSAETLYDIDSVQRILDHFMLMLDSSIVEEKQVMGESYPLKSITKVASLIDGYLAQVASDENLKLSKFQALGALVPEDVRPMDDGIYRAIDIYIKAHPWLTESEREQLCLLMNCQKLSLEACTHAAQNERLPLRVIVQVLFFEQMRLRTSIAGWLFGSEDNNDSSGALEGNKNGNANMVIHGMRERVYELEKECMSMKQDLDKLGKTKEGRNFFSKIFGLRSKTKTSPCGKGGDDLMVPETKN; encoded by the exons ATGGCTTCCTTAAAACTGGGTTCTAAATCTGAAGTCTTCCATCTAAGTGGTCACACATG GCTTTGCTCGACTGGTCTTAAACCCGATGTAATGATCCAAGTCGAGGAACAAAGCTTCCATCTCCATAAG TTTCCGTTGTTGTCAAGAAGTGGATATCTAGAAGCTCTGTTCGGCAAAGCATCTGAGACAACCTCTGTTGCTCAGCTTCATGACATTCCCGGTGGACCAGATGCGTTCTTGCTTGTGTCCAAGTTCTGTTACGGTGTCATAATTGAGGTCACACCTGAAAACGTTGTGAGTCTCAGATGTGCAGCAGAGTATCTCCAAATGAGTGAAAACTATGGAGATGCTAATCTCATCTATCTCACCGAGAGCTTCCTCAACGATCACGTTTTCGTAAACTGGGAAGATTCTATCAAAGCCTTGGAGAAATCATGTGAACAACCTAAAGTGTTACCTCTTGCTGAAGAACTTCACATTGTCTCTAGGTGCATTGGTTCTTTAGCCATGAAGGCTTGTGCAGAGGACAACACAAGTTTTTTCAACTGGCCAATCTCGCTACCAGAAGGAACcactagtactactactaccacCTTCTGGAACGGAATACAAACAAAGAACACGAGCCAGAACTGGTGGATCAACGATGTTTCATCATTCCTCGATCTCCCAATGTACAAAAGGTTCATCAAAACAGTTGAGTCCAGAGGCGTAAAAGCTGATACTATAGCAGCATCTGTCACGCATTACGCCAAACGGAACCTCCCTTTACCCGGCTGTTCTAGGAAGTCTGGTTCTTCTTCAGAGGAAGGTACTAATTATGGAGATGACATGTACTACTCACATGAAGATCAAAGAAGTCTCCTTGAGGAAATCGTGGAACTACTCCCTAACGATAAATGCGTTACATCCACCAAATTCTTGCTCAGGCTTCTTAGGACATCCATGGTTCTGCACGCCAGTCATGTCACTCAGGATATTCTGGAGAAGAAAATTGGTGAGCAGTTAGACAAAGCTGCTCTAGAGGATCTGCTAATACCAAACATGGGATACTCTGCTGAGACACTTTATGATATCGACTCTGTCCAGCGGATTCTTGATCACTTTATGTTGATGTTGGATTCGAGTATCGTCGAGGAGAAGCAGGTTATGGGAGAATCTTATCCTCTTAAGTCCATCACAAAGGTTGCTAGTCTGATAGACGGCTACTTAGCACAGGTAGCATCAGATGAGAACTTGAAGCTATCCAAATTCCAAGCACTTGGTGCTCTAGTCCCGGAAGATGTGAGGCCAATGGATGACGGTATCTACCGCGCAATCGATATATACATTAAG GCTCATCCATGGCTGacagagtcagagagagagCAACTATGTCTGCTGATGAATTGCCAGAAACTGTCACTGGAGGCATGCACACACGCAGCACAAAACGAGCGTCTACCATTGCGTGTCATAGTACAAGTATTGTTCTTTGAACAGATGCGGCTTCGGACATCTATAGCAGGATGGTTATTCGGGTCGGAAGACAACAATGACTCAAGCGGGGCGTTAGAAGGAAACAAGAACGGGAACGCAAATATGGTGATCCACGGGATGAGAGAGCGCGTTTACGAGCTTGAAAAAGAGTGCATGAGCATGAAGCAAGATCTTGACAAACTCGGTAAGACAAAAGAAGGACGCAACTTCTTCTCAAAGATATTCGGATTGAGGTCTAAGACTAAGACTTCACCTTGCGGCAAAGGAGGTGACGATCTAATGGTTCCTGAAACCAAGAACTGA